The Sphingomonas carotinifaciens genomic sequence GCCGCCCGTCGCAAAATTCAGGCAATCGATCACAGACGGTCGATCAATGCGTTTTGCCGTTTGAACCGAAGCTGTCACTACCCGTTCCAGAATTCGAACGGAACTTGGGAGAGACTCCATGGCAGACGACAAGAAGCGCCCGACGCTCACCACTTCCGCCGGCGCGCCGGTGGGCGACAATCAGAACGCGATCACCATCGGCCCGCGCGGCCCCCTGCTGCTCCAGGACTATCAGCTCATCGAGAAGCTGGCGCACCAGAATCGGGAGCGCATCCCGGAACGGGTCGTCCACGCAAAGGGCTGGGGTGCGTTCGGCACGCTGACCGTCACCTCGGATGCGGTCACCAAATACACCAACGCCGCGCTGTTCAACGAGGTCGG encodes the following:
- a CDS encoding catalase codes for the protein MADDKKRPTLTTSAGAPVGDNQNAITIGPRGPLLLQDYQLIEKLAHQNRERIPERVVHAKGWGAFGTLTVTSDAVTKYTNAALFNEVGKKTDLLLRFSTVAGEQGAADAERDVRGFSFKFYTEEGNWDL